A window of the Bdellovibrio svalbardensis genome harbors these coding sequences:
- a CDS encoding M14 family metallopeptidase — MLHIIFSLLVSMQAPAAPTNYSVVQDGLKKIAQENPTTTELFDIGLSDSGDPIMGLKIGNGETPDLIVATHHGNEYGSTGVAMGAADAFAKNPIVGHTVYIIPVLNISGYNNRNRYERTPSGSVDQNRDYPGPCATTQPFRSKATKALADFIDKKNIVSSATLHTYWPAVLYPWGFSTKDITTSYESTFINLVKASAVESGYAVGNSKELLYAADGAFEDYAFWKHGVWSLLFEMGKSHNPSQSDIKRMIDVNVPGFRRFFENAPKERAANHDFTGKCDYTRALQRTHLE; from the coding sequence AACTATTCTGTTGTGCAAGACGGCCTTAAGAAAATTGCTCAAGAGAATCCAACCACAACAGAATTGTTTGATATCGGACTCTCTGACTCTGGCGATCCTATCATGGGTTTGAAAATCGGTAACGGCGAAACACCAGATCTTATCGTCGCAACTCACCATGGTAACGAGTATGGATCCACTGGCGTTGCCATGGGTGCCGCTGACGCTTTTGCGAAAAATCCGATTGTTGGCCATACCGTTTATATCATTCCGGTTTTGAATATCTCTGGATACAACAACCGCAATCGTTATGAAAGAACACCAAGTGGCAGTGTCGATCAAAATCGTGACTACCCAGGTCCTTGCGCGACGACACAACCCTTCCGTTCAAAAGCCACAAAAGCCTTGGCTGATTTTATTGATAAAAAGAACATCGTAAGTTCTGCAACCTTGCATACATATTGGCCCGCAGTTCTTTATCCTTGGGGTTTTTCAACGAAGGACATCACGACTTCGTATGAGTCCACATTTATCAACCTGGTGAAGGCCTCTGCGGTTGAAAGCGGTTACGCGGTAGGGAACTCGAAAGAACTTCTTTATGCGGCCGACGGAGCTTTTGAAGACTATGCTTTCTGGAAACACGGTGTTTGGTCTTTGCTATTCGAAATGGGCAAATCTCACAACCCTTCACAAAGTGACATCAAAAGAATGATTGACGTCAATGTCCCGGGCTTCCGCCGCTTCTTCGAGAATGCGCCGAAGGAACGTGCTGCGAATCATGATTTCACCGGAAAATGCGATTACACTCGCGCGCTTCAAAGAACTCACCTCGAGTAG
- the mdtD gene encoding multidrug transporter subunit MdtD, translating to MSEQRSQNILLWLVAIGFFMETLDATIVNTALPSMAKSLGESPLLMQSVVIAYSLTIAIVIPASGWIADRFGTRKVFFSAILLFSFGSLACAFSQTLSQLVVSRVLQGMGGAMMMPVGRLAVLRAFPNEGFLRAISFVTIPALIGPLIGPTLGGWLVQFASWHWIFLINIPVGILGCIATYIYMPDSRGPERRHFDIPGFLMLSSSMVCISFALDGLSELGFQQATVMMLLIFGLASLCAYWLHARKSTEPLFSLQLFGSQSYTIGLMGNLFARIGSSSMPFLIPLLLQVSLKFTPFEAGMTMIPVALAGIFAKRLATPLILRLGYRNVLVGNTLCVGLAMASFSLFSLSQPGWLRLIQLLFFGTVNSIQFTAMNTLTLKDLETKLASSGNSLFSMIQMLAMSFAVAAAGALLSTFAGHYGFSDEGAYALQAFKATFICMGVITCSSAWIFWQLPPDLKDSSTEPVEAV from the coding sequence ATGTCGGAGCAAAGATCACAGAATATTTTGCTGTGGCTGGTTGCCATCGGATTTTTTATGGAGACCTTGGATGCGACCATCGTGAATACGGCTTTGCCGTCGATGGCCAAAAGTTTGGGGGAAAGTCCTTTGCTGATGCAATCGGTGGTGATTGCTTATTCTTTGACGATTGCCATTGTCATACCGGCATCGGGATGGATCGCCGACAGATTTGGAACAAGAAAAGTATTTTTCAGTGCCATTCTGCTTTTTAGCTTTGGCTCTTTAGCTTGTGCCTTCTCGCAAACCTTGTCACAGCTGGTGGTTTCCAGGGTTTTGCAGGGAATGGGAGGAGCTATGATGATGCCGGTGGGAAGACTTGCAGTGTTGCGAGCCTTTCCGAATGAGGGATTTCTGCGCGCGATTAGTTTTGTTACTATTCCTGCATTGATTGGCCCTTTGATAGGGCCAACGCTGGGTGGTTGGCTTGTGCAATTTGCCTCATGGCATTGGATTTTTCTTATCAACATTCCGGTTGGTATCCTGGGTTGCATTGCCACATATATTTATATGCCAGACAGTCGTGGACCCGAGCGCCGGCATTTCGATATTCCAGGCTTCTTGATGCTTTCCTCCAGCATGGTCTGTATTTCATTCGCTCTGGATGGCTTGTCAGAATTGGGTTTCCAGCAAGCCACAGTCATGATGCTTCTCATTTTTGGATTGGCGAGTCTTTGTGCCTATTGGTTGCACGCGAGGAAAAGCACAGAGCCTTTGTTTTCATTGCAGCTCTTTGGCTCTCAAAGCTATACGATTGGTTTGATGGGAAATCTCTTTGCCCGGATTGGCAGCAGCAGCATGCCATTTCTGATACCCTTGCTCTTGCAGGTGAGTCTTAAGTTCACTCCTTTTGAAGCGGGTATGACGATGATTCCAGTTGCCTTGGCGGGGATCTTTGCAAAACGTTTGGCGACGCCACTAATTTTGCGATTGGGATATCGCAATGTTTTAGTCGGCAACACCCTTTGCGTGGGCTTGGCAATGGCAAGCTTTTCTTTATTCAGCCTCTCGCAGCCAGGATGGCTGCGACTGATTCAATTGCTATTTTTTGGAACCGTGAATTCGATTCAATTTACAGCGATGAACACGCTCACCTTGAAGGATCTGGAGACGAAGTTGGCCAGTAGCGGAAACAGCTTGTTTTCAATGATTCAAATGTTGGCGATGAGTTTTGCGGTTGCCGCAGCAGGGGCTTTATTAAGTACCTTTGCGGGTCACTATGGATTCTCGGATGAGGGGGCTTATGCTCTTCAAGCCTTTAAAGCGACATTTATTTGTATGGGTGTGATCACATGCAGTTCTGCTTGGATCTTTTGGCAGCTTCCACCTGACTTGAAAGATTCAAGTACTGAGCCAGTGGAAGCTGTCTGA